A part of Mucilaginibacter defluvii genomic DNA contains:
- a CDS encoding nucleoside deaminase yields MNKKKIDDSHLSFMRMAVKCADDNIRTGKGGPFGAVIVKNGEVVACTANSVTATNDPTAHAEVNAIREACKKLKTPDLEGCIMYTSCEPCPMCTSAIYWARINVVYYGNTKTDAEWAGFGDTQISAELGKPLEQRSIFFKRIGASDAIRSFEQWVELSEAEKSEVKNGTL; encoded by the coding sequence ATGAACAAAAAAAAGATTGACGATAGCCACCTAAGCTTTATGCGCATGGCCGTTAAATGTGCCGATGATAACATACGCACGGGTAAAGGCGGCCCCTTTGGCGCTGTTATTGTAAAAAACGGTGAGGTGGTGGCCTGCACCGCGAATTCAGTAACCGCCACTAACGATCCAACCGCCCATGCCGAAGTAAATGCCATCCGCGAAGCCTGCAAAAAACTTAAAACCCCCGACCTGGAAGGCTGCATTATGTATACCAGCTGCGAGCCTTGCCCTATGTGTACCAGCGCCATATACTGGGCGCGCATTAACGTGGTTTATTACGGCAATACAAAAACCGATGCCGAGTGGGCGGGCTTTGGCGATACACAGATATCAGCCGAGTTAGGCAAGCCGCTTGAGCAGCGGAGCATATTTTTTAAGCGCATCGGCGCGAGTGATGCCATACGCAGTTTTGAGCAATGGGTGGAGCTGAGCGAGGCTGAAAAAAGTGAAGTAAAAAACGGAACTCTTTAG
- a CDS encoding zeta toxin family protein, protein MIVKGEIALPVYEDFPTSTSKKFRVSEFREEDNRWEMRRQVVNELYDYKREGDDESICLGRGGAAPLSEIKRNGDAVILIGLPASGKSSIANTIAESYGAYILDSDFAKRKLPEFKNYEWGASLVHSESDEIIFGYEHQPDDFESLLQKVSTDKTNIVIPKIGQKPENIKILALVLQKLGYNVHLISVNLRREIATLRAVERYRATKRYVPLGLIFDGYSNDPILTYYILKSKENQLFASFGELSTEQRPPTVTDLERDSPVKLFQNPI, encoded by the coding sequence ATGATCGTTAAGGGTGAAATTGCCCTGCCTGTATACGAAGATTTTCCGACTTCTACCAGCAAAAAATTTCGTGTCAGTGAATTTCGGGAAGAAGATAATAGATGGGAAATGAGAAGGCAAGTTGTAAATGAACTTTATGATTATAAGCGAGAAGGAGATGATGAGTCTATTTGCTTAGGACGTGGAGGAGCTGCTCCTTTAAGTGAGATAAAAAGAAATGGCGATGCAGTAATTTTAATAGGCCTGCCAGCGTCTGGGAAGTCGTCAATTGCGAATACTATAGCAGAATCTTATGGGGCGTATATATTAGATTCGGACTTTGCGAAAAGAAAATTACCTGAATTTAAAAATTACGAATGGGGTGCCTCCTTGGTTCATAGTGAATCGGATGAAATTATATTTGGTTATGAACATCAGCCAGACGACTTTGAAAGTCTTCTCCAAAAAGTTTCTACTGATAAAACAAACATTGTAATCCCTAAGATTGGACAAAAGCCAGAAAACATTAAAATATTGGCTTTGGTTCTTCAAAAGCTGGGTTATAACGTTCATTTAATTTCGGTTAATTTACGAAGAGAAATCGCTACTCTTAGAGCGGTTGAGAGATATAGGGCGACTAAAAGATATGTTCCACTTGGATTGATTTTTGATGGCTACAGTAATGATCCTATTTTAACTTATTACATTTTGAAATCGAAAGAAAACCAATTGTTTGCAAGTTTTGGGGAGCTGTCAACAGAGCAAAGGCCACCAACAGTAACGGATTTAGAGCGTGACAGCCCAGTAAAATTGTTTCAAAACCCCATTTAG
- a CDS encoding DUF4256 domain-containing protein — protein sequence MTTHHLAPDQQTELLNTLKSRFEKNTNRRPGINWADVAASLSIKPAKLWSLNEMERTGGEPDVVGIDAKTGEYIFYDCAPESPKSRRSLCYDGKALDARKEFKPENTAMDMAAAMGIEILTEAQYRELQQLGEFDLKTSSWVLTPADIRKLGGAIFCDRRYNTVFTYHNGASSYYAARGFRGVLKV from the coding sequence ATGACCACCCACCATCTCGCCCCCGACCAGCAAACCGAACTGCTTAACACACTAAAAAGCCGTTTTGAAAAGAACACCAACCGCCGCCCGGGCATTAACTGGGCTGATGTAGCGGCCAGCCTCAGTATAAAACCGGCAAAGCTATGGTCGCTAAACGAGATGGAACGTACCGGCGGTGAACCTGATGTAGTTGGGATTGATGCTAAAACCGGTGAATATATTTTTTATGATTGCGCCCCCGAAAGCCCCAAAAGCCGACGCAGCCTGTGTTATGATGGTAAGGCGTTAGATGCCCGTAAGGAATTTAAGCCTGAAAATACCGCTATGGATATGGCAGCTGCGATGGGTATTGAAATACTTACCGAAGCCCAATACCGCGAACTACAGCAATTGGGTGAATTTGATTTAAAAACTTCGAGCTGGGTGCTAACCCCTGCGGATATACGTAAACTGGGCGGCGCAATTTTTTGCGACCGCCGCTACAACACCGTATTTACCTATCATAACGGCGCATCATCTTATTACGCCGCGCGCGGGTTCAGGGGCGTATTAAAGGTTTAA
- a CDS encoding dienelactone hydrolase family protein, with translation MSHINKQDIKQEVFDLYDDYAHNRLDRRAFMQKLSLYAVGGLTVTSLMSFLMPDYKGHVQVQADDPRLKSAYINYPSPKGGGSIKGLLSKPVDAKKKLGGIIVVHENRGLNPYIEDVARRTALAGFVSLAPDALTPLGGYPGNDDEGRTLQSKRDKGEMEEDFIAAYQYLKNHKDCNGKVAVVGFCFGGGIANMMAVRIPALAAAVPFYGAQPDVADVPKIQAPLMLHYASLDKRITDGWPAYEAALKANHKKYQAFVYENVNHGFHNDTTPRYDKAAAELAWKRTIEFFTQTLS, from the coding sequence ATGAGCCACATCAACAAACAGGATATTAAGCAGGAGGTATTTGATCTGTATGATGATTACGCTCATAACCGGCTGGACAGGCGCGCGTTTATGCAAAAGCTATCATTATACGCGGTAGGTGGCTTAACGGTAACCTCATTAATGAGTTTTTTGATGCCCGATTATAAAGGCCATGTTCAGGTACAGGCTGATGATCCAAGGCTGAAATCAGCATATATTAATTATCCATCGCCTAAAGGTGGCGGCTCTATAAAAGGCCTATTATCAAAACCGGTTGATGCTAAAAAGAAGTTAGGCGGCATTATTGTAGTGCACGAAAACCGCGGACTAAACCCCTACATTGAGGATGTGGCCCGCCGCACCGCGCTGGCAGGTTTTGTATCCTTAGCGCCCGATGCGCTTACCCCGCTTGGCGGCTATCCGGGTAATGATGATGAAGGCCGCACCCTGCAAAGCAAGCGCGACAAAGGCGAAATGGAAGAGGATTTTATAGCTGCTTACCAGTACCTCAAAAATCATAAGGATTGCAACGGCAAGGTGGCCGTGGTGGGCTTTTGCTTTGGTGGCGGTATTGCCAACATGATGGCCGTACGCATACCTGCGCTGGCGGCGGCGGTGCCATTTTATGGTGCCCAGCCCGATGTTGCCGATGTGCCCAAGATACAAGCGCCGCTGATGCTGCACTATGCCTCGCTGGATAAACGTATAACCGATGGCTGGCCAGCATATGAAGCCGCTTTAAAAGCTAACCATAAAAAATACCAGGCCTTTGTTTATGAAAATGTAAATCATGGCTTTCATAACGATACTACGCCACGTTACGATAAAGCCGCAGCTGAGCTGGCCTGGAAACGCACGATTGAATTTTTTACGCAAACGCTATCCTGA
- the xth gene encoding exodeoxyribonuclease III translates to MKIATYNVNGVNGRLPVLLRWLNESAPDVVCLQELKAPQEKFPEQAIADAGYNAIWHGQKSWNGVAILAKGLDINETTRGLPGDPEDTHSRYIEADVNGLTIGCLYLPNGNPAPGPKFDYKLKWFERFTLHAAGLLASKKPVILTGDYNVMPTEQDVYKPERWVEDALFRPETRAAFKKLVDQGWTDALRKLYPDEVIYTFWDYFRNAYGRNAGLRIDHFLLSPQIEGRLAAAGVDKQVRGWEKTSDHAPVWIELKDK, encoded by the coding sequence ATGAAAATAGCAACCTACAACGTAAACGGTGTTAACGGCCGCCTGCCGGTACTGCTGCGCTGGCTTAACGAAAGCGCGCCGGATGTGGTATGCCTACAGGAACTGAAAGCCCCGCAGGAAAAATTCCCTGAGCAGGCCATAGCCGATGCCGGATACAACGCGATATGGCACGGCCAGAAAAGCTGGAACGGCGTAGCCATACTGGCAAAGGGCCTGGACATCAATGAAACTACCCGCGGACTGCCCGGCGACCCGGAAGATACCCACAGCCGGTACATTGAGGCTGATGTGAACGGACTGACCATTGGCTGCCTGTACCTGCCCAACGGCAACCCGGCACCGGGACCAAAATTCGACTACAAGTTAAAATGGTTTGAACGTTTTACCCTGCACGCCGCCGGGCTACTGGCTTCAAAAAAACCGGTAATACTAACGGGCGATTACAACGTGATGCCTACCGAGCAGGATGTTTACAAGCCCGAACGCTGGGTTGAGGATGCCCTTTTTCGGCCGGAAACACGCGCGGCTTTTAAAAAACTGGTTGACCAGGGCTGGACAGATGCCCTGCGCAAGCTATACCCCGACGAGGTGATCTATACCTTTTGGGATTATTTCCGCAACGCGTATGGCCGCAATGCCGGGCTGCGTATCGATCATTTTTTGCTGAGTCCGCAAATAGAGGGCAGGCTTGCCGCAGCCGGGGTCGACAAGCAGGTGCGCGGCTGGGAAAAAACTAGCGACCATGCCCCGGTTTGGATAGAACTCAAAGACAAATAA
- the lepB gene encoding signal peptidase I, which translates to MKLNPFSRKKQTPAKKKSKAREWLDAIVFALVVSTVVRGLLFSAYAIPSGSMEGTEMTGDYLFVSKLSYGARMPNTPLSIPFLESHVTSADIKTYWDAIKLPYFRLPGFSEVKRGDIVVFNYPGGTPKDPVDMRVHYIKRCVGTPGDVLSIVDTKVMMNGKELKNAPKAQTSWLVSTDGNAINPELLKDLNVEVRGQLNNNDYVMIIPTDSFDQLKGLSNIKSINPVIEPKGEQDISVFPQSELFNWNQDNYGPITVPKRDMTIPLNDSTVALYGRNIALFEHNAIKKENGSYYINNKKADSYTFKMNYYWMMGDNRHNSEDSRYWGFVPEDHVVGKAVLTFMSVDSTKNLFNKVRWSRVMRTIE; encoded by the coding sequence ATGAAGCTGAACCCATTTTCGCGCAAAAAACAAACTCCCGCTAAAAAGAAAAGCAAAGCCCGCGAGTGGCTGGATGCCATTGTGTTCGCCCTGGTGGTGTCAACCGTTGTTCGTGGCCTGCTGTTTTCAGCTTATGCCATTCCATCCGGCTCCATGGAGGGTACAGAGATGACGGGCGATTACCTGTTTGTAAGCAAGCTGAGCTATGGCGCACGCATGCCGAACACGCCGCTGTCTATCCCATTCCTGGAATCGCACGTTACCTCGGCTGATATTAAAACTTACTGGGATGCCATTAAGCTGCCTTACTTCCGCCTGCCGGGTTTTTCGGAAGTAAAGCGTGGCGATATTGTGGTGTTCAACTATCCCGGCGGTACACCAAAAGACCCGGTTGATATGCGCGTGCATTATATTAAACGTTGCGTGGGCACCCCCGGCGATGTATTAAGCATTGTTGATACCAAAGTGATGATGAACGGCAAGGAATTAAAGAACGCGCCCAAAGCGCAAACCTCATGGCTGGTTAGCACCGACGGCAACGCCATTAATCCTGAATTGTTGAAAGACCTGAACGTGGAAGTTCGCGGCCAGTTAAACAATAATGATTATGTGATGATCATCCCGACGGATAGTTTTGATCAACTGAAAGGCTTATCAAACATAAAATCAATCAATCCGGTTATTGAGCCAAAAGGCGAGCAGGATATTAGCGTTTTTCCGCAAAGCGAACTATTTAACTGGAACCAAGATAACTACGGCCCGATCACCGTACCCAAACGCGATATGACCATTCCGCTTAATGATTCAACCGTTGCCTTGTATGGTCGCAATATTGCCCTGTTCGAGCACAATGCCATCAAAAAGGAGAACGGCAGTTACTACATCAACAATAAAAAGGCTGACAGCTATACCTTTAAGATGAATTATTACTGGATGATGGGTGATAACCGCCACAACTCCGAGGATTCGCGTTACTGGGGTTTTGTACCCGAAGATCATGTGGTAGGCAAGGCCGTACTAACCTTTATGAGTGTTGACAGCACCAAAAACCTGTTTAATAAAGTACGATGGAGCCGTGTAATGCGCACTATCGAATAA
- a CDS encoding TonB-dependent receptor — MKLFRNVLNVVLKAALINFALFFALTHHAAAQENQLVEISGKVTDNTTKEALPGVSVSIKGTVSGTTTNAQGRFSLRGKLRFPFTLVFSSVGFKTQEFAVNSPGTSLDVSLSTQSILGNEVVVSASRVEESILKSPVAIEKLDVRALKESPAPSFYDALENVKGVQLTTSSLTFKVPNTRGFNIPNNFRFKQLVDGIDMEAATLGVPLGNAIGPTELDIASLEVIPGAASALYGMNAINGMASLQTKNPFYYQGLSVYVKNGINHVGGTGRDLSNLTETAVRYAKAFNNKFAFKVNVSYLRGTDWVSDTRRDQNPNNLVTANPNYPELAANNPAYDGWNKYGDESNNAVTVSGINYNGNAGQSFIVRRTGYNERDIVSPIVDNLKVDGSLHYKVANNAELSYGYRFGKMDGVFQRGNKIQLDNVIVQNHKLELKGADYFVRTYMSVENSGDSYNVKPMADNLDIVSGGTNAAWGAKFKTALQTALDANTPLADAMVVARTAADAGRVIPGTPEFADLKSRIRGVNNWDYNATTKIGGAALIQKSRTYHADAQYDFTDKIKWFNLLVGADFREYSIIPDGNNFVDFSRPIAERNQPLPDGSYGSNVHYTKVGAFAQVTKTFFEEKLKIFGSLRLDYNKEFDPKLNPRIAAVYTLAEKHNFRVSYQNGFRFPALFEALSFVNNGNVRRIGGLPYINEGLNYLDNSYTLASINNFNAAVNNEVANSNGTVTRNQAALNNRNLLQVTNLGNTEPEQINSFEAGYKALLFDNKLVIDIDGYLNKYTGFLGQVEVAVPYLNATDGGGTLAAQAQVGSDQAVIAALAENRNAQQTRYRVYTNAKNTYTNYGSSLGLTYNFYKRYTVSGNLAYNNIKGNESADIFVTGFNTPKWVTNVSLANREVVKNLGFNVVYRYQNSFLWESPLANGTVPAINTFDAQVSYKVPTAKATIKLGGSNIFNRKYYQYAAGPTIGGLYYIAVTFDGLDF; from the coding sequence ATGAAACTTTTTCGTAACGTGTTAAACGTCGTTTTAAAAGCGGCCTTAATAAATTTTGCACTCTTTTTCGCGCTCACACATCACGCCGCCGCACAGGAAAACCAACTGGTTGAAATATCGGGCAAGGTTACCGACAATACTACCAAGGAGGCGTTGCCCGGCGTAAGCGTATCCATAAAAGGTACCGTATCGGGTACAACCACCAACGCGCAAGGGCGTTTTTCGCTGCGGGGGAAGCTTAGGTTTCCGTTTACGCTGGTGTTCTCAAGCGTGGGCTTTAAAACACAGGAATTCGCGGTTAACTCGCCCGGCACCAGTCTGGATGTATCGCTAAGTACACAATCCATATTGGGTAACGAGGTGGTGGTATCCGCTTCAAGGGTTGAAGAAAGCATCCTGAAATCGCCCGTAGCTATCGAAAAGCTGGATGTAAGGGCCTTGAAAGAATCGCCAGCGCCAAGTTTTTATGATGCCCTGGAGAATGTAAAAGGCGTTCAGCTTACTACATCAAGCTTAACTTTTAAGGTGCCTAACACCCGTGGCTTTAACATTCCCAACAACTTCCGCTTTAAGCAACTGGTTGATGGTATTGATATGGAAGCCGCTACCCTGGGCGTACCGCTGGGTAACGCTATTGGCCCCACCGAGCTGGATATTGCCAGTCTTGAGGTGATCCCGGGCGCAGCATCGGCACTCTATGGCATGAACGCCATTAACGGTATGGCCTCGCTGCAAACCAAAAACCCGTTTTATTATCAGGGTTTAAGCGTATACGTTAAAAACGGCATTAACCACGTGGGTGGTACCGGTCGCGATTTGAGCAATCTGACCGAAACCGCTGTTCGGTATGCCAAGGCGTTCAACAACAAATTCGCCTTTAAGGTTAACGTGAGTTACCTGAGAGGTACTGATTGGGTGTCGGACACACGCCGCGATCAAAACCCGAACAACCTGGTTACCGCCAACCCTAACTACCCCGAACTGGCAGCCAACAACCCGGCTTATGATGGCTGGAACAAGTATGGCGATGAGAGCAACAACGCGGTAACGGTAAGCGGTATCAATTATAATGGTAATGCCGGTCAATCATTCATTGTACGCCGTACAGGTTACAATGAGCGGGACATTGTTAGTCCGATAGTGGATAACCTGAAAGTGGACGGCTCGCTGCACTATAAAGTCGCTAACAACGCAGAGTTATCCTACGGTTATCGTTTTGGTAAGATGGATGGCGTATTTCAGCGGGGCAACAAAATTCAGCTGGATAACGTGATCGTACAAAACCATAAGCTGGAATTAAAAGGTGCCGACTACTTTGTGCGTACTTACATGTCGGTTGAAAACTCGGGCGACTCGTACAACGTAAAGCCGATGGCTGATAACCTGGACATTGTTAGCGGCGGTACCAATGCCGCCTGGGGCGCCAAATTCAAAACCGCCCTGCAAACCGCGCTTGATGCCAACACCCCGCTGGCTGATGCCATGGTAGTTGCACGTACCGCGGCAGATGCCGGCCGTGTAATACCCGGCACGCCCGAATTTGCCGACCTGAAAAGCCGCATAAGAGGTGTAAATAACTGGGATTACAACGCTACCACTAAAATAGGCGGTGCGGCATTGATACAAAAAAGCCGTACCTACCATGCCGATGCGCAATATGATTTTACCGATAAGATAAAATGGTTCAACCTATTGGTGGGTGCCGATTTCAGGGAATATTCCATCATTCCGGACGGTAATAACTTTGTGGATTTTTCGCGCCCGATTGCCGAGCGTAACCAACCGCTGCCTGATGGCAGCTATGGCAGCAATGTGCATTACACTAAGGTGGGCGCCTTCGCGCAGGTCACCAAAACGTTTTTTGAAGAAAAGTTGAAAATATTCGGCTCGCTGCGTTTAGATTATAACAAGGAGTTCGACCCTAAGCTTAACCCGCGTATAGCGGCGGTATATACCCTTGCCGAAAAGCATAACTTCCGGGTATCATACCAAAACGGGTTCCGTTTCCCGGCTTTGTTCGAGGCATTATCATTCGTTAACAATGGCAACGTGCGCCGTATAGGTGGCTTGCCATACATCAATGAAGGTTTGAATTACCTGGATAACTCGTACACGCTGGCATCCATCAACAACTTTAACGCGGCCGTTAATAATGAAGTAGCCAACAGCAACGGTACCGTTACCCGTAACCAGGCCGCGTTGAACAACCGCAACCTGTTGCAGGTGACTAACCTGGGCAATACTGAGCCTGAGCAGATCAACTCGTTTGAGGCGGGTTACAAGGCTTTATTGTTTGATAATAAGTTAGTGATTGATATTGATGGCTACCTGAACAAATATACCGGCTTTTTAGGGCAGGTTGAGGTTGCCGTACCATACCTTAATGCTACCGATGGCGGCGGCACACTGGCCGCGCAGGCACAGGTAGGCAGCGACCAAGCTGTTATTGCCGCCCTTGCCGAAAACCGCAACGCCCAGCAAACCCGCTATCGTGTATACACCAATGCTAAAAACACGTATACCAACTATGGCTCGTCGTTGGGGTTAACCTATAACTTTTACAAGCGCTATACCGTGAGCGGTAACCTGGCTTACAACAACATTAAGGGTAACGAGAGTGCCGATATTTTTGTGACCGGCTTTAACACGCCAAAATGGGTTACCAATGTATCATTAGCTAACCGCGAGGTGGTAAAAAACCTGGGCTTTAACGTAGTTTACCGTTACCAGAATTCATTTTTGTGGGAGAGCCCACTGGCCAATGGTACGGTACCGGCCATCAATACTTTTGATGCGCAGGTATCATACAAAGTACCAACAGCTAAGGCAACTATCAAGTTAGGCGGATCAAATATATTTAACAGGAAATACTACCAATACGCTGCGGGCCCAACCATTGGCGGCCTGTACTACATAGCGGTAACGTTTGACGGGCTTGATTTTTAA
- a CDS encoding glycosyltransferase, with product MHSIISMLLTGIYLCVLIYLIKGWSMLKRAKPSLTTFKTKVTILIAARNEEAGIHLTIEDLLAQDYPKHLTEIIIVDDHSTDRTAEIIRGYAEQGVKLYQMRAGEALNSYKKAAIAEAIALSTGELMVATDADCRMGNKWLSSVVSYYETENPVMISSPVTYFQEKSLFELLQTLEFSYLIGIGAAFIGNGRASTCNGANFAYRKDVFYEVGGFKGIDDLASGDDELLLQKVAEVYPGRIGFLKNQDAIVYTHAKPTLEDFLQQRRRWASKSTRYKDKKIVAMAVCIWLFNVSLLANALLGFYDIYFFKLFCVQFALKYAFETVFLLPITSFWKRPALVGLLLLLSPIHILYFVYVGLMGNTRKYAWKGRLVR from the coding sequence ATGCATAGTATCATATCCATGCTGCTCACCGGTATCTACCTGTGTGTGCTCATTTACCTTATAAAAGGCTGGTCTATGCTTAAACGTGCCAAACCATCGCTCACTACCTTTAAAACAAAAGTTACTATACTAATAGCCGCACGTAATGAAGAAGCAGGCATCCACCTCACTATTGAGGATTTGCTGGCGCAGGATTATCCCAAACATCTTACCGAAATAATTATTGTTGACGATCACTCTACCGACCGCACCGCCGAGATTATCCGCGGTTATGCCGAACAGGGTGTTAAGCTGTACCAGATGCGCGCGGGCGAAGCGCTCAACTCCTATAAAAAAGCCGCCATTGCTGAGGCCATCGCCCTATCCACCGGTGAGCTGATGGTAGCCACGGATGCCGATTGCCGAATGGGTAACAAATGGCTGTCGTCGGTAGTATCGTACTACGAAACAGAAAATCCGGTCATGATCTCATCGCCGGTTACCTATTTCCAGGAAAAATCACTGTTCGAACTGTTGCAAACGCTAGAGTTTTCCTACCTGATCGGTATCGGCGCGGCATTTATCGGCAACGGCAGGGCTTCAACCTGTAACGGCGCTAACTTTGCTTATCGTAAGGATGTATTTTATGAAGTAGGCGGCTTTAAAGGTATTGACGACCTGGCATCCGGTGATGATGAACTGCTGCTGCAAAAAGTGGCCGAGGTTTATCCCGGCAGGATAGGTTTTTTGAAAAACCAGGATGCCATTGTTTATACCCACGCCAAACCAACGCTTGAAGATTTTTTACAGCAGCGCCGCCGCTGGGCCTCTAAATCAACGCGGTATAAGGATAAAAAGATCGTCGCCATGGCCGTATGTATCTGGCTGTTCAACGTATCGCTGCTGGCCAATGCACTGCTGGGGTTTTATGATATATACTTTTTTAAGTTGTTTTGCGTGCAGTTCGCATTAAAATATGCGTTTGAAACAGTGTTCCTGTTGCCCATCACCTCATTTTGGAAACGGCCGGCATTGGTGGGCTTGTTGCTATTGCTATCGCCAATACATATATTGTACTTTGTTTACGTGGGGTTGATGGGCAACACCCGCAAATACGCCTGGAAAGGGCGTTTAGTACGTTAA
- a CDS encoding glyoxalase, giving the protein MAPATVSIRPFIGAKDFEQSKAFYRELGFEEHSIDAKMSLLQLNGLAFYLQDYYAKEWVENTMTFFEVKSAAEWFEHLQGLDLENKYPGVKLVPLRHEQWGQECMVLDPAGVLIHFGNFH; this is encoded by the coding sequence ATGGCACCCGCAACAGTTTCAATAAGGCCTTTTATAGGCGCAAAAGATTTTGAGCAATCAAAAGCATTTTACCGCGAACTGGGTTTTGAGGAGCACAGCATCGACGCAAAAATGTCGTTACTGCAACTGAACGGCCTCGCCTTTTACCTGCAGGATTATTACGCCAAGGAATGGGTAGAGAACACCATGACATTTTTCGAGGTAAAAAGCGCCGCAGAATGGTTTGAACATCTGCAAGGCCTTGACCTGGAAAATAAATATCCCGGTGTAAAACTGGTACCCCTTCGCCACGAGCAATGGGGACAGGAATGTATGGTGTTAGACCCGGCCGGGGTGTTGATACATTTCGGTAATTTTCATTAA
- a CDS encoding DNA-3-methyladenine glycosylase I — MSKQPHRCAWPGTDELYIKYHDEEWGKEVHDDKIFFEFLLLESAQAGLSWITILRRRENYRKAFANFDVKKVAAFTDDDVSRLLTDEGIIRNRLKITTAITNARLFIDIQKEFGSFDKYLYSFMPGGKAINKPPQSGIPVSTPESDAISKDMKKRGFKFFGTTICYAFMQATGMVNDHVLSCDFK; from the coding sequence ATGAGCAAACAACCCCACCGCTGCGCCTGGCCCGGCACCGATGAACTGTATATTAAATATCACGATGAAGAATGGGGTAAAGAGGTGCATGATGATAAGATATTCTTCGAGTTCCTGCTGTTAGAATCGGCACAGGCAGGACTAAGCTGGATCACCATACTGCGCCGCCGCGAAAACTACCGCAAGGCATTCGCCAACTTTGATGTGAAAAAAGTAGCTGCCTTTACTGATGATGATGTTAGTCGCTTGCTGACTGACGAAGGCATAATCCGCAACCGCTTAAAAATTACAACGGCCATTACCAATGCCCGTTTGTTTATAGATATACAAAAAGAGTTCGGCTCGTTTGATAAATACCTGTACAGCTTTATGCCCGGTGGCAAGGCTATTAATAAGCCACCACAAAGCGGCATCCCGGTAAGTACGCCCGAAAGCGACGCGATAAGCAAGGACATGAAAAAGCGCGGCTTTAAATTTTTTGGAACCACTATTTGCTACGCGTTTATGCAGGCCACCGGTATGGTGAATGATCATGTGCTGAGCTGCGATTTCAAGTAG